AGAAGGTGGTGAGCAGTTCTTTGAAGAGGCGATCGTGGTCAATCATGGCGTGCCTTGGGATGGCAGGACGAGTGATGGGGTGACTAGCAACCTATGCATCGGAATGAATCATCAGCATAAATCAATTTTGAATCAGTTGATTGTGACACAGGATTGACTAGCTGAAGGGTGTGGTCGATCGCGCCTTTGCCGAGCCTAGCCCTCAATTTCACCGTTGCTGCTGGTGCGATCGTCAGTGCCAAATCAAGGGTTTAGGATTCCAGACAGGTGATAGGATTGTTTCTCATGCTATGCACCTTATTGCAGGACATTTCCTCAGTTTTTCACCCTAGATGACCTACCCTATGACCCATCCCTACCGACTGGAAAAAGACTCTATGGGAGAGCGCCAACTCCCGGACAGTGCCTATTACGGCATCCAAACTCTGAGGGCAATGGAAAATTTTCCTATCAGTGGCCTGAGAGCGCTGCCTACTTACATTGATGCCTGTGTGCTGATTAAAAAGGCAGCCGCGATTGCCAATGGTGAGTTAGGGTGCATTCCGGCTGAGCTGAGTGCCGCGATCGTCCAAGCCGCCGATGAGGTGCTAGCAGGTAAGCTGCGAGATCAGTTTGTGGTGGATGTTTACCAGGCAGGAGCGGGTACTTCTCACCATATGAACGTCAATGAGGTGTTGGCGAATCGGGGACTGGAACTGTTGGGCGACCAAAAGGGTAACTACCAACGTCTTAGCCCCAATGACCATGTGAATTATGGACAGTCAACCAATGACGTGATTCCCACCGCCATTCGGATTGGTGGCTTGTTAGCCCTAGAACGAAGCCTATTTCCCGCCCTGTCGCAGGCGATCGCCAGCTTGGATACCAAAGCTCAAGAGTTTAGCCACGTCGTGCGATCGGGCAGAACCCACCTGCAAGATGCTGTTCCTGTGCGTCTAGGTGCAACCTTCCGAGCTTGGGCGCAGATCTTAACGGAACATATGATTCGCATTGAGACTGCCTCTGGAGATCTCACCTTGCTGGGCATTGGTGGCAGTGCAGTTGGTACCGGACTTAATACCCATCCCCAGTATCGCTTCCGAGTCTGCGAGATTTTGTCGCAGTTAATTGATCATCCCCTGCGTCCAGCCCCCCACCTGATGGCCGCCATGCAGAGTATGGCTCCCTTTGTGAACGTGTCTGGAAGCCTGCGTAACCTGGCTCAGGACTTGGCCAAAATTTCCCATGACTTGCGCCTGCTAGACTCAGGCCCCAAAACTGGCTTCAAGGAGATTCAACTGCCGCCCGTGCAACCTGGATCCTCAATCATGCCAGGGAAATATAATCCCGTGATGGCGGAAATGACCTCAATGGTGTGTTTCCAGGTGATGGGCTATGACACAGCGATCGCCGTTGCCGCCCAAGCCGGACAACTAGAACTGAACGTGATGATGCCGCTGATTGCCTATAACCTCATCCACAGCATCGAGTTATTGGGCAACACCTTGGCAGCCCTAACGGAGCGTTGTCTCAAGGGAATTACTGCTAACGTTGATCGCTGTCGCGCCTATGCTGAGGGTAGCCTAGCGTTAGTTACTGCCCTAAACACCCACATTGGCTACTTGAATGCTGCGGCGATCGCCAAAGAATCTCTAGAAACAGGCAAATCGTTGCGACAACTGGTGCTAGAAAAGGGCCTAATGACAGAAACTACCCTAGCCGATGTGCTGAATCTGGAACAAATGAGCCAAATGCCTCAGGACGATCCCAAGCTAGAGCACTAGAGTAAGGTGTAAGCTACTAGGCCAACACATCAGGGTGTCTAAACGGT
The DNA window shown above is from Cyanobacteriota bacterium and carries:
- a CDS encoding aspartate ammonia-lyase — encoded protein: MTHPYRLEKDSMGERQLPDSAYYGIQTLRAMENFPISGLRALPTYIDACVLIKKAAAIANGELGCIPAELSAAIVQAADEVLAGKLRDQFVVDVYQAGAGTSHHMNVNEVLANRGLELLGDQKGNYQRLSPNDHVNYGQSTNDVIPTAIRIGGLLALERSLFPALSQAIASLDTKAQEFSHVVRSGRTHLQDAVPVRLGATFRAWAQILTEHMIRIETASGDLTLLGIGGSAVGTGLNTHPQYRFRVCEILSQLIDHPLRPAPHLMAAMQSMAPFVNVSGSLRNLAQDLAKISHDLRLLDSGPKTGFKEIQLPPVQPGSSIMPGKYNPVMAEMTSMVCFQVMGYDTAIAVAAQAGQLELNVMMPLIAYNLIHSIELLGNTLAALTERCLKGITANVDRCRAYAEGSLALVTALNTHIGYLNAAAIAKESLETGKSLRQLVLEKGLMTETTLADVLNLEQMSQMPQDDPKLEH